In Gordonia phthalatica, one genomic interval encodes:
- a CDS encoding ATP-dependent helicase, with protein MTRPGTRLVAAPAPADAARRWPEAAAAVIDGRHRADPAHPWRPWRVHGGPGTGKTALIVDAAVARLLDPEVEPESVLVLAANRRAAGQLRSEITRRVLSAGGRLGGALREPLVRTIHSYAFAVLRLQAQAHGNPPPRLITGSEQDVILRELLAGDVEDGAAYWPPSLRPALTTDGFAQALRDLMMRASERGLGPADLTELGERHKRPEWVAAGYAFRQYEEGMLLRGAVGLDAPEASVTAVDAAELIGSALSAFATDPDVLRGQRDRIRHLLVDDAQHLDPQAAFLVRLLGTGADSAVIASDTDQSVFGFRGADSKFADSIAEDDPDRDVLLDVCFRSRPSVTAVGRVLASRLPGARPHPYPVPADESDPGRAGVQVFSSGAKEATAVADMMRRAHLFDGVPWSQMAVIVRSVPRALPALRRAFSSAGVPMATPASDIPIHRQRAVEAFTLVLRVAAGGAPLDGDEVVALLSGPIGTADPTMLRRLRRGVRRVDDGHDRDIDSLTSLAVALSDTERMDELLTGLTDFESLSLKHLRKVIDAARVAHATHVGVEEMLWRAWRASGLERRWTAQSLRGGRGGDQADRDLDAMLAMFEAAGNFADNLPAAGALGFIDYLGQLQIPRESRMAVADAESVAVVSAHAASGREWEVVAVSGVLDGLWPSLRSRGSILGTPALIDLLDGVGADAVDTIARGSVMLADERRLLLVACSRARRRLMVTAIEDGSGDASPSRFVPEIADALGGYGADGGTEAPGDDEVPLDPGVRRVLSLPSLVAELRAVAVAGADAEGGPDERTRVAAALLADLAQAGVPGAAPADWFGLMGPSSQTPLWTPENGPRTLSPSNIDALTRCSLRWMLERNGGRDGDAEQALTGTLVHTLVQAVAGKLDRAEVNAALHEVWERVASPAQWYSDRELERAEGMLTNFRDWLRISRDQLTEAGVEVEVDATLPTGVDDRGNALLPVRLVGRIDRLETDSQGRPVIVDVKTGKNPVRAVDAEEHPQLATYQLALQLQGREPGGGRLVYVANSNKKTGAAERTQSPLTAEQVQEWTEVVRGAARASIGPVFTATPNSGCSHCGLQQSCPAQLRGKAVIDD; from the coding sequence GAGGTGGAGCCGGAGTCGGTACTGGTGCTCGCCGCCAACCGGCGGGCCGCGGGCCAGCTGCGGTCGGAGATCACCCGGCGGGTGCTGTCCGCGGGCGGTCGTCTCGGCGGCGCCCTCCGCGAACCGCTCGTGCGGACCATTCACTCCTACGCGTTCGCGGTCCTGCGGCTGCAGGCGCAGGCCCACGGCAACCCGCCGCCGCGACTGATCACCGGGTCGGAGCAGGACGTGATCCTGCGTGAACTCCTCGCGGGCGACGTCGAGGACGGCGCGGCGTACTGGCCGCCGTCGCTGCGACCCGCACTCACCACCGACGGTTTCGCGCAGGCCCTGCGCGACCTGATGATGCGGGCGTCGGAGCGCGGCCTGGGGCCCGCCGACCTCACCGAACTGGGGGAGCGGCACAAGCGTCCCGAATGGGTCGCCGCCGGCTACGCCTTCCGGCAGTACGAGGAGGGGATGCTGTTGCGCGGCGCGGTCGGCCTCGACGCGCCCGAGGCCAGCGTGACGGCCGTCGACGCCGCCGAGCTGATCGGATCCGCATTGTCGGCGTTCGCCACCGACCCGGACGTGTTGCGCGGTCAGCGCGATCGCATCCGACACCTGCTGGTCGACGACGCCCAGCACCTCGATCCGCAGGCCGCGTTCCTCGTCCGCCTCCTCGGAACCGGCGCGGACTCCGCGGTGATCGCGTCGGATACCGACCAGTCGGTGTTCGGCTTCCGCGGTGCCGACTCCAAGTTCGCGGACTCGATCGCCGAGGACGACCCGGACCGCGATGTGCTGCTCGACGTCTGCTTCCGCAGCCGACCATCGGTCACCGCGGTCGGACGCGTGCTCGCGTCGCGACTGCCGGGCGCACGACCGCACCCGTACCCGGTGCCCGCCGACGAGTCCGATCCCGGCCGCGCGGGCGTGCAGGTGTTCTCCTCGGGTGCCAAGGAGGCGACGGCGGTCGCCGACATGATGCGCCGCGCGCACCTGTTCGACGGGGTGCCGTGGTCGCAGATGGCGGTGATCGTGCGTTCGGTGCCACGAGCGCTGCCCGCGCTGCGTCGCGCCTTCTCGTCCGCCGGCGTCCCGATGGCGACCCCGGCGAGCGACATTCCGATCCACCGGCAACGCGCCGTCGAAGCCTTCACCCTGGTGCTGCGCGTCGCGGCCGGCGGCGCACCCCTCGACGGCGACGAGGTGGTGGCCCTCCTCAGCGGCCCGATCGGCACCGCCGACCCGACCATGCTGCGACGACTGCGCCGCGGTGTCCGGCGCGTCGACGACGGCCACGACCGCGACATCGACTCGCTGACCTCGCTCGCCGTCGCACTGTCCGACACCGAGCGGATGGACGAACTCCTCACCGGGCTCACCGACTTCGAGTCGCTGTCGCTCAAGCACCTGCGGAAGGTGATCGACGCGGCCCGCGTCGCACACGCGACGCACGTCGGCGTGGAGGAGATGCTGTGGCGCGCCTGGCGGGCCAGCGGCTTGGAACGACGCTGGACGGCGCAGTCGCTGCGCGGCGGTCGGGGCGGCGATCAGGCCGACCGCGATCTGGACGCGATGCTCGCCATGTTCGAGGCCGCCGGGAACTTCGCCGACAACCTGCCCGCGGCCGGTGCGCTCGGCTTCATCGACTACCTCGGTCAGCTGCAGATCCCGCGGGAATCGCGGATGGCGGTGGCCGACGCCGAATCGGTGGCCGTGGTCTCCGCGCACGCGGCGTCCGGCCGCGAATGGGAGGTGGTGGCGGTCTCGGGCGTCCTCGACGGACTGTGGCCGTCGCTCCGCAGCCGAGGCAGCATCCTCGGCACCCCGGCCCTGATCGACCTGCTCGACGGGGTCGGCGCCGACGCCGTCGACACCATCGCCCGCGGTTCGGTGATGCTCGCCGACGAACGTCGGCTGCTGCTGGTGGCGTGCAGTCGAGCGCGACGCCGACTGATGGTGACGGCCATCGAGGACGGCAGCGGTGACGCCTCCCCGTCGCGCTTCGTCCCCGAGATCGCCGACGCCCTCGGCGGCTACGGCGCGGACGGCGGCACCGAGGCGCCCGGCGACGACGAGGTCCCGCTGGATCCCGGTGTGCGACGCGTGCTGTCCTTGCCGTCGCTGGTCGCCGAACTGAGGGCCGTCGCGGTCGCCGGTGCGGACGCCGAGGGCGGACCGGACGAACGGACCCGGGTGGCGGCGGCGCTGCTGGCCGATCTCGCTCAGGCCGGGGTACCGGGCGCCGCCCCCGCCGACTGGTTCGGTCTGATGGGACCCAGTTCCCAGACTCCGCTGTGGACCCCGGAGAACGGGCCGCGGACGCTGTCGCCGTCGAACATCGACGCGCTGACCCGCTGCTCCCTGCGGTGGATGCTGGAACGCAACGGCGGCCGCGACGGCGACGCCGAGCAGGCGCTCACCGGAACCCTCGTCCACACGCTGGTGCAGGCGGTCGCGGGCAAGCTCGACCGCGCCGAGGTCAACGCCGCCCTGCACGAGGTGTGGGAGCGGGTGGCCTCGCCCGCCCAGTGGTACAGCGATCGCGAACTCGAACGCGCCGAGGGGATGCTGACCAATTTCCGCGACTGGCTCCGGATCTCGCGGGATCAGCTCACCGAGGCCGGGGTGGAGGTGGAGGTCGACGCCACGCTGCCGACCGGCGTCGACGACCGCGGCAACGCCCTGCTGCCGGTGCGGCTGGTGGGCCGGATCGACCGCCTGGAGACGGACTCGCAGGGTCGACCGGTGATCGTCGACGTGAAGACCGGGAAGAACCCGGTCCGCGCGGTCGACGCCGAAGAGCATCCGCAGCTCGCGACCTACCAGTTGGCGCTGCAGTTGCAGGGGCGGGAACCCGGCGGCGGCCGCCTGGTCTACGTCGCGAACTCGAACAAGAAGACGGGAGCCGCCGAGCGGACCCAGTCGCCGCTCACCGCCGAACAGGTCCAGGAGTGGACCGAGGTGGTGCGCGGTGCGGCACGGGCCAGCATCGGCCCGGTGTTCACGGCGACGCCCAACAGCGGATGCTCGCACTGCGGATTGCAGCAGTCGTGCCCGGCACAGCTGCGGGGGAAGGCGGTCATCGATGACTGA